The DNA region GCCAGATACTGACTGAGCGCGTCCGTGTTGGCGCAAAAATGATCGCCCCGGTCCGCCCGGTAGCCCGCGTCTTCCCTGAGAAAAAATACCACGTGCGCAGTCCGCAGAGCCCGTTTCGCCATGCGCCGGAACTCGCCCAAGAGATCCTCGCGGCTTCCCGCCGCTTCGACCGCGTCGCCCATCCAGTCCCACCACGAATCCACCGCCTCGCGGCTGCGATCCTCCGCGCGCGTCGAAAAACTCCCCGCGACCGCTTGCGGCTTCTTGTCCCACAGCAAACTCGCGGTCGCTCCGCGCGTCGCGATTTCTTCCATCAGCGGCAAAAACTCCCCCAGCCGCGTGTGGCTGTCTTCACGGCTCAGACACACCCGCGCCGCGCCGGTCGTCTGCGCCAGACGCTCAAAAACTTCTCCCTGCTGGTCTCCGACAAAAACCATCGGCGCCTGCACACACGCCCGGGGTAATTCCCCCACGACCGCTTCCTCCACCACCACAATCATCGGCAAGCCCGGAGGCAAAATCGCCTCCCCTTGCACAAGTTCGCTCAACGTCACCACCCTCGCTCCCGCCGGTACAAGCACCCACCACGCCCGAAGTAATTCGGGATCATGCGTGGCTAAGAGATAGGTGGTGGCGGACATGGCAGGACGATTCTAAAAGTCGCTCCCCGCCCGGCTTCGGGCGGATCTGCGGTGATGCTGGCCTGCAAACTAGAGAGGATGTCTTTGCAAATTGCTAGCCCTAAGCCGAACCCACTCGATTTAGTTGATTGAAATGGCTGAAACAGCCGCGCCCACGCTTCCGGTGCCAGTCCCGGCCCGCTATCTTCGACAGCAATCTCCACGTTATCAGCGACTTTCCGTGTTTTAAGACGCAGCCAACGCTCTCCTGTATGCCGCTCTAGGGCCTGAATCGCATTAAAGCCCAGATTCAACATAACCTGCTTGATTGCATTCGGATCAGTAAAAACTTGATCCGACTCCGCCTCGAACTCCACCAATAGCCGCACACCCTTATCTTCCGCCTTGGCAGCCATCAAATCTAGGCACGACCTCAACAATGGATGTGCTTCAACCTCGCGTGAGCTGAAAACCCTAGGAGCCGACAAATCCAGCAACTGCTCCGTCAACCGATCGATCCGTCCCACTTCATCGCCGATCAGCCGGAAAAATTTATCTCGAAATGTCGGTTCCTGATAATGATTCGGCAGCAGCTGCACAAAGGTTTTGATCGAGACCAGCGGATTGCGGATCTCGTGCGCGATGCTCGCCCCCAACAATCCCACCGTTGCGAGCTGCTCCGCATGCTGCGCCTTCATCAGATAGTGCGCGCGCGACAGCGAGTTCTCGATGATCGCCGCCAGTTGCAGCAACACCCCGACCTCTGGGTATGTATACGGCCGCTGCGATAGCGGCACACTCAATCCCACCACGAGCGCAGGCGACGGCCCGATACTCGCCGCGATCACACCAAACCCGTGCTTCTCCAGCAGCCCCTGCAACGCCAGGCGCTCCGCCGTCGGTTTCTCCCGCGCCAGCCGCTCCGGCGTCACCCAGCGCAGCGCACTCAGCGCCTTCATCTCCGGCGAATCCACCGCGAACTCCAGTCCGTCTCCCGTGAGCCGCCCATGCGAGCCCATCAAAATCACCACGCGCTCACACCCCGCCCACTCCTTCAATAACTTCACGAACGCCTCCTCCATCGCATCCGGCCGCAACTCTTCACGCGCCACCTCGAACGCCGCATGACGCACCCGGTTGCCCTTCGTCTGACGTTGAAACAGCTCCTGCATCCACGGCGAAATCTCAGCCGCAAACCAAAGCCCGAAAGCCAGCGCCAGCACGAACGCCACCGTCGGCCCCACGAACTGCGCCCCCAGCTGCTCGATGCCCCACACGAACAATCCCACCGTCGCCACGAGTCCGATACGCTCCAGGCAGAGCGCGAGGATATGCCGTGCGTCCAGTACCCGCGTCGTCACCACCGCCCACACCGTGCCCCCGCAGCACACCATCACCGCCAGCGGCATGAGCCTCAACAACCCCGGCGCCACCAGCCACGAATCGATCAACACCATCGACAGCCCGCAAAACGCCGCCACCGCCCCGCCCAGCATCAACACCTGCAGCTCCAGCCTCCGCCCGCCCTGCAATCCCCGCATCGCCCAGAACGTCTGCCCCACCAGCCCCACGCAGCCCGTCAGAAACAAAACCGCGTACGCATAATACGCCGCCCCATAAACCGTCCTGCCTGACCCCGCATCCACACCCACGAAATGCCCGCCAAACGTCACCGCCGCCAGCGCCGCCCAAAAAACCAGCCACGGCCACGAAGCCGCCAGCCGCGCGCCCGGCGTCATCACCGGTTTCAACACCGCCGACTTCAACAACCACAACTGCCACACGAGCCCCGCCGCCACCATCGCCGCCCGCTGCCTCCACTCGATCCCCGGATTCCCCACAAACGCGAAATGCAAACACCCCAGCCACACCGCCAGGTGTGCACATGTGCTCAACACCATCCGGTTGAGCAGCCGTCGCGGATTAACGCATACCGCCGCCACACCGATGATCAGTGCCGCGATGAGCGCCCAGAGTGCCGTGCTAAAAGTCATCGCCAGATCACCGCTTCATGCGCCCCGCGCCGTCAACGCCTTTGCCCGCGTCCCGCGCTCACGTGCGCGCCAGGGGGAACACGATCCGCATCGTCGTGCCGCGCTTCGGCTCGCTCTCCAGCGTAAGCGTCGCGCCATGCGCCCCGAGCAGGTGCCGGCAGATCCCCAGCCCCAGCCCTGTGCCGTGCGTCTTCGTCGTGAACCCGCCCTTAAGCGCCTTGCGCGCCGTCTCCGCGTCCATCCCCGCGCCATTGTCCGTCACACAAATCTCCAGCTGATCCGCCGTCTGCGTGAAACTCACTGCGACCTTCGTCGCCGCCGCCTCCAGCGCATTCTTCAGCAGATTCTGAAACACCCGCGTCAGCTCGAACTGCGAACCCCGGATCATCGCGCTCTTCAAACCCGAGAACTGGATGATCGCGTTGTTGAAAAAGATGACCTCTTTCACTTCGCGCACCAGCCCCACCAGATCCACATCCGTGAACTCCGTCGCCTTCCGCGTCGTCTGCTTCCAGTTGTCCGCGAGGTGATGACAATACTCCGAAGCCCGGCTCACCACATCCGCGTAGCTGCGCAACTTCTCCGCCTGCTCCGGATCGCGCCGCGCCGCCTTCTTCGCCTCCTGCACCAGCAGCGACGCGTATCCAATCATCACCGTCAGCGGATTCGCCAGATCGTGAACGAGCTCCACCGCCGCCCGCGCCTGCCAGATGTGCGGCTCCTTCTCGACGATCTCGCGCTTCAACGCCGCGTTCATCGACTCCATGTTCCGGTTGAGCTGCGTCTGATGCCGCCGCTCGCCCGACGCCTGCGCTTGCTTACGCACTGCTTCCATCAGCTCCGCGATATCCGGCGGCTTTCTCAAATACTGGTTCGCACCATGCACCATCGACTGCTGCGCCGTCTGCAAAGTCCCATACCCCGTCAACATCACCACCGACACATCCTTGTCGTACTCGCGGATCGTCTGCAGCGCCTTGATCCCATCCATCTCCGGCATCCGGATGTCCAATAACACCACGGAAAACGCCCGCTCCTGAATCCGTTTGATCCCCTCCGACGGACGTTCTGCCGTCACCACATCGAACTCCGACGAGAGCGTGTAGGCGATGGATTCGCGTGGCCCGTACTCGTCATCGACGATCAGGACCAGGGGTTTTTCGATCGTGTCCACCGGGGCGGCGGACGAAGCGGCTTCCTTGAACATATTTGGGCTTACAAAAGCGGCCGGGGCGGACCGCTGCGCTGGCGTTAAAAAAGGCAGTCGGTATCTGCCTCTGCACACAGTGCGTGTCAAGGGGCGCGGCGGTCATCTCGCTAGAGAAACACACTGCCACTCTCGCCAGCATCGCAGCATTGCCACGCCCGCCACCGCCGCAAAACCTCCGCCGCGTGATCTCCGCGCTCATCGCCCTCGCCGCCGCCGCCCTCGCCGCTCTCCTCGTCTGGCTATGGGCCTCCGCCCGCCAAAGCACTCTTCACGAACGCCTTCGCGCCCGCGACGACGAGTCCACCCGCCTCACCTCTGACCTCGCCACCACCCGCGCCGACCTCGCAAAACTCTCCACCCTCAACACCCGCCTCACCTCCGATCTCTCCGCCGAACGCGCCGCCTCCGAGGAAAAACTAAAAACCTTGGTCGACGCCCACACCCGCCTCACCTCCGAGTTCAAAGCCCTCTCCGCCGACGCCCTGAAAAGTAACAACACCGCCTTCCTCGAACTGGCCAAAACCTCCCTCGCCCAGTTCCAGCAAAAAGCCGAGGGCGACCTCGCCGCCCGCCAGCAAGCCATCGACCTCCTCGTCAAACCGCTCAAAGAGTCGCTCGAAAAAGTGGACACCAAGATCGGCGAACTCGAAAAAACCCGCGCCACCGCCTACGGCCAGCTCGGCCAGCAACTCGAAGCCCTCGGCTCCGCCCAACTCCGCCTCCAGTCCGAGGCCTCCAAGCTCTCCACCGCCCTCCGCTCCACCAGCTACGCCGGCAGCTGGGGCGAGCTCCAGCTCCGCCGCGTCGTCGAGCTCGCCGACATGCTCCCCTACGCCGATTTCGCCGAACAGGAAACCTCCGGCGCTCTCCGCGCCGACCTCGTCGTCCGCCTCCCCGGCGGCCAGCGCATCGTCATCGACGCCAAAACCCCCGTCCAGTCCTACCGCGACGCTCTCGACGCCACCGACGAAAACACCCGCGCCGCCCGCCTCGCCGACCACGCCCAAAAAATCCGCGGCCACATCGACGCCCTCGGCGCGAAAAACTATTGGGAGCAATTCCAGCCCGCCCCCGAATTCGTCGTCCTCTTCATCCCTGGCGACCATTTCCTCACCGCCGCGCTCCAGACCGACAGCTCCCTCCTCGAACGCGCCATCGCCCGCAAAGTCCTCCTCGCCACGCCGATCACGCTCATCGCCCTCCTTAAAGCCGCCTCCTACGGCTGGCGCCAGGAAGCCGTCTCCAAAAACGCCGACGAAATCTCCCGCCTGGGCCGCGACCTTTACGACCGCGCGTCCAACTTCGCCGACCACCTCGAAAAAATCGGCCGCGGCCTCGAAGCCGCCGTCAAAGGCTACAACTCCGCCGTCGGCTCCTTCGAAACCACCGTCCTCCCCGGAGCCCGCAAATTCGCCGAACTCGGCGCCAAAGGCACTAAGGACCTCACTGCACCGTCCGCCGTCGAAACCGGCCTCCGCGATCTCACCAAACGCGCCTGACCAATTCTGTTGTAGGCGGGGTGCCCCCACCCCGCTTTCCGCGCCATCACGCGCAACTCCGAATCCAGACCATCGCTCGTGCGATACCACCTCGACTACGCTGCCGCCCATCCGGTTTGTCTCTGTGCCATCTGTGGTTAAAATTCCCCCTCTAAAAGGTCATCTACTGCACACCCACGACCCTCCATTTTCTCCACCAACCGTTCGTTCCTACTCATGTCCGACACCACCGCCGCAACACCGCACTCCCTCGACGGCCTCTGGCAACCCACCCGAGCCGAACTCTCCGGCGAGTCCGCCCCGCCCATGGTCCTCGAGCGCATGACGCTCACCCTCCGCGCCGCCCGTTACACCGTCCACTTCGGCGGCGAGATCTCCGACCGCGGCACCTTCACCCACGTCGCCTCCGAACCTCACGCCACACTCACTCTTCGCGGCGAAGAAGGAGCCAACGCCGGCCGCACCATCCCCGCCATCTTCCAACTCGTCGGCGACCGCCTCCGCATCTGCTACGGCCTCGACGGCCAACTCCCGTCCGCCTTCGTGACGTCTTCCGACTCCCGCCTCTACCTCGTCACCTACCGCCGTAGTTCGCCCCGAGCACTAACTTCCCTGACACCCTCTTGAGCAGAATAAAAAATCGAGTATCTCAGACGCTTAGGATAAGCTTCGCCGTCGTCATTCTCCTTACAGGCATCAGCTTTTTCGTCACGGTCGCAAGCGGCCTGTCGCACGGAAAAATTGTCGCAGTAAAAACAAAAGGGAGCACCGGACGGGACATCCTCATCGTGAAATCCCAGGACCCATCGATGTATTGGGGAAATGTAGTGATCCATTTTTTCAGCGGCGTCACCATATCGGCGTTCGGAATATTCTGTCTGATCAAAATTCATAGCGACGCCAAGACCATCAGCCCGCCCAAGCCAACATCTCCTAAGCGTTAATCATATTAGGACTGCCCGCTCCCCGATGCACGTCTCCGGCCTCTTCATCTACCCCGTCAAAAGCTGCCGCGGCATCGCCCTCACCACAACATCGCTCGACACCCTCGGCCTCACCGGCGACCGCCGCTTCCTCATCGTCGACGCCGACGGCAAATTCATCACCCAGCGCACCCACCTTGCGCTCATCCCCATCACCACCGCACTCGACTCCACCCACCTCACTCTCACTCACCCAAAACTCCCCGCCCTCCGCGTCCCACTCACCGCCTCAACTAACGCCTCCACCAACACCACACCGCCCGCGTTAATCTCCGTCACCGTCTGGGGCACCACCGGCCTCCAAGCCGAAGACTGCGGCCCCGCCGCCAACGCCTGGATCAGCGAAGCCCTTGGTCAACACGCCCGCCTCGTCCGCATCGGCCCCGCCTTCCACCGCCCCGTCGGCGACCTCGGCGACGCCACCGGTTTCGCCGACGGCTATCCACTCCTCGTCATCTCCGAAGCATCCCTCGCTAACCTCAACGACCGCCTCATCGAGCGCGGTGACGAGCCCGTCCCCATGGACCGCTTCCGCCCCAACCTCGTCATCTCCGGCAGCGACGCTTTCGCCGAAGACACCTGGCCCCGCCTCCGCGTCGGTGAAGCCACCTTCCGATCCGCCGGTCCCTGCGCCCGCTGCACAGTGACGACCACCGACCAGCTCACCGGCGAACGCACCCCCGAACCCCTCCGCACCCTCGCCACCTACCGCCGCGATCCGCTCAAAAAATCCAACGTCAACTTCGGCCAGAACCTCATCAACGAAACGA from Nibricoccus aquaticus includes:
- the rmuC gene encoding DNA recombination protein RmuC, which gives rise to MISALIALAAAALAALLVWLWASARQSTLHERLRARDDESTRLTSDLATTRADLAKLSTLNTRLTSDLSAERAASEEKLKTLVDAHTRLTSEFKALSADALKSNNTAFLELAKTSLAQFQQKAEGDLAARQQAIDLLVKPLKESLEKVDTKIGELEKTRATAYGQLGQQLEALGSAQLRLQSEASKLSTALRSTSYAGSWGELQLRRVVELADMLPYADFAEQETSGALRADLVVRLPGGQRIVIDAKTPVQSYRDALDATDENTRAARLADHAQKIRGHIDALGAKNYWEQFQPAPEFVVLFIPGDHFLTAALQTDSSLLERAIARKVLLATPITLIALLKAASYGWRQEAVSKNADEISRLGRDLYDRASNFADHLEKIGRGLEAAVKGYNSAVGSFETTVLPGARKFAELGAKGTKDLTAPSAVETGLRDLTKRA
- a CDS encoding ATP-binding response regulator, which translates into the protein MFKEAASSAAPVDTIEKPLVLIVDDEYGPRESIAYTLSSEFDVVTAERPSEGIKRIQERAFSVVLLDIRMPEMDGIKALQTIREYDKDVSVVMLTGYGTLQTAQQSMVHGANQYLRKPPDIAELMEAVRKQAQASGERRHQTQLNRNMESMNAALKREIVEKEPHIWQARAAVELVHDLANPLTVMIGYASLLVQEAKKAARRDPEQAEKLRSYADVVSRASEYCHHLADNWKQTTRKATEFTDVDLVGLVREVKEVIFFNNAIIQFSGLKSAMIRGSQFELTRVFQNLLKNALEAAATKVAVSFTQTADQLEICVTDNGAGMDAETARKALKGGFTTKTHGTGLGLGICRHLLGAHGATLTLESEPKRGTTMRIVFPLART
- a CDS encoding MOSC domain-containing protein, whose translation is MHVSGLFIYPVKSCRGIALTTTSLDTLGLTGDRRFLIVDADGKFITQRTHLALIPITTALDSTHLTLTHPKLPALRVPLTASTNASTNTTPPALISVTVWGTTGLQAEDCGPAANAWISEALGQHARLVRIGPAFHRPVGDLGDATGFADGYPLLVISEASLANLNDRLIERGDEPVPMDRFRPNLVISGSDAFAEDTWPRLRVGEATFRSAGPCARCTVTTTDQLTGERTPEPLRTLATYRRDPLKKSNVNFGQNLINETKSATLHLGDTVTPLA
- a CDS encoding two-component system sensor histidine kinase NtrB, whose amino-acid sequence is MTFSTALWALIAALIIGVAAVCVNPRRLLNRMVLSTCAHLAVWLGCLHFAFVGNPGIEWRQRAAMVAAGLVWQLWLLKSAVLKPVMTPGARLAASWPWLVFWAALAAVTFGGHFVGVDAGSGRTVYGAAYYAYAVLFLTGCVGLVGQTFWAMRGLQGGRRLELQVLMLGGAVAAFCGLSMVLIDSWLVAPGLLRLMPLAVMVCCGGTVWAVVTTRVLDARHILALCLERIGLVATVGLFVWGIEQLGAQFVGPTVAFVLALAFGLWFAAEISPWMQELFQRQTKGNRVRHAAFEVAREELRPDAMEEAFVKLLKEWAGCERVVILMGSHGRLTGDGLEFAVDSPEMKALSALRWVTPERLAREKPTAERLALQGLLEKHGFGVIAASIGPSPALVVGLSVPLSQRPYTYPEVGVLLQLAAIIENSLSRAHYLMKAQHAEQLATVGLLGASIAHEIRNPLVSIKTFVQLLPNHYQEPTFRDKFFRLIGDEVGRIDRLTEQLLDLSAPRVFSSREVEAHPLLRSCLDLMAAKAEDKGVRLLVEFEAESDQVFTDPNAIKQVMLNLGFNAIQALERHTGERWLRLKTRKVADNVEIAVEDSGPGLAPEAWARLFQPFQSTKSSGFGLGLAICKDILSSLQASITADPPEAGRGATFRIVLPCPPPPIS
- a CDS encoding TIGR03067 domain-containing protein, with translation MSDTTAATPHSLDGLWQPTRAELSGESAPPMVLERMTLTLRAARYTVHFGGEISDRGTFTHVASEPHATLTLRGEEGANAGRTIPAIFQLVGDRLRICYGLDGQLPSAFVTSSDSRLYLVTYRRSSPRALTSLTPS